One Sphingobacteruim zhuxiongii DNA window includes the following coding sequences:
- a CDS encoding SRPBCC domain-containing protein, protein MKTLYFIEKINASPSKVHNLMLQKKSYEEWTKAFSPSSSYRGDWSEGSKIFFVSSEHGMENSGMIASVDKNIPGDIVIIRHLGILSDQVEQYDGEHVDPWRNSLEVYRFRNENGQTVLTCSLELNSDEHEQMFSEMWPKALKVLKEICERK, encoded by the coding sequence ATGAAAACCTTATATTTTATAGAGAAGATAAATGCATCGCCAAGTAAGGTGCATAATTTGATGCTTCAGAAGAAAAGCTACGAAGAATGGACTAAAGCCTTCTCGCCAAGCTCTTCCTATCGTGGTGACTGGAGCGAAGGCTCAAAGATATTCTTTGTATCCAGTGAGCATGGCATGGAAAACAGCGGCATGATCGCCAGCGTGGATAAAAATATCCCCGGAGATATTGTCATCATTAGACATTTGGGAATTCTGTCAGATCAAGTGGAACAGTATGATGGAGAGCATGTCGATCCCTGGCGAAACTCTTTAGAGGTTTATCGGTTTAGAAATGAAAATGGTCAAACGGTTCTCACTTGTTCATTAGAATTGAATAGTGACGAACACGAGCAAATGTTTTCCGAGATGTGGCCGAAGGCTTTAAAAGTATTAAAGGAAATCTGCGAACGAAAGTAA
- a CDS encoding SRPBCC family protein encodes MENSKNYEFKIDEAKRSISIKRTYSAKLDQVWKAFTDAKITDQWWAPKPWRCETKSQEFKSGGQWLYAMLGPDGEKMWATSTYQQIVPKVSFIVDDAFTDENGHVDPSFPQSVWETTFTALDNQTLVENKITYQRLEDLQATLDMGFKEGYEMGQQNLIDWLKQHPE; translated from the coding sequence ATGGAAAATTCTAAAAATTATGAGTTCAAAATCGACGAAGCGAAACGTAGCATATCGATAAAACGAACCTACTCTGCTAAGTTAGACCAAGTGTGGAAAGCATTCACCGATGCTAAGATTACAGATCAATGGTGGGCACCAAAGCCATGGAGATGCGAAACAAAGTCTCAAGAATTCAAATCAGGTGGTCAGTGGCTTTACGCCATGTTGGGCCCCGATGGCGAAAAAATGTGGGCAACATCCACTTATCAACAGATTGTTCCTAAAGTGAGTTTTATCGTCGATGACGCTTTCACCGATGAGAACGGTCATGTCGATCCCTCGTTTCCACAATCCGTTTGGGAAACAACTTTCACAGCCCTTGACAATCAAACCCTTGTAGAAAATAAAATCACCTATCAGCGTTTGGAAGATCTTCAAGCAACGCTAGATATGGGCTTCAAAGAAGGATACGAAATGGGGCAGCAAAACTTAATAGATTGGTTAAAACAGCATCCTGAATAA
- a CDS encoding VOC family protein — protein MAKIHAYLNFDGTCKQAFEFYAQVFNSPVTGTYLYDDMPAEPGSPALPEHAKGKVMHTSLMLNDTTMLMGSDVVEGFGGKVINGNATYIMLDAKDAEEARALYQALAKDAKILEMELGETFFAELFSSFEDKFGIYWMIHFEGNKKMG, from the coding sequence ATGGCAAAGATTCATGCTTATCTAAACTTTGACGGAACTTGTAAACAAGCTTTTGAGTTTTACGCTCAAGTCTTCAATTCCCCAGTTACCGGGACATACCTGTACGACGATATGCCTGCAGAACCAGGCTCACCTGCCTTACCTGAACATGCAAAGGGAAAAGTAATGCATACCTCTTTAATGTTAAACGATACAACTATGCTAATGGGCTCTGATGTTGTCGAAGGTTTTGGAGGCAAAGTGATTAATGGAAATGCAACATACATTATGTTAGATGCGAAAGACGCAGAAGAAGCACGCGCATTGTATCAAGCCTTAGCAAAAGATGCAAAAATCCTAGAAATGGAATTAGGTGAAACATTCTTTGCAGAACTATTCTCCTCATTCGAGGATAAATTCGGAATCTATTGGATGATACATTTCGAAGGAAATAAGAAAATGGGCTAA
- a CDS encoding DUF6157 family protein: MHSTNYYNSLITVAEDCKVSHGTIPKESPEKLTVANYHFQLINQNPLALESDDIIFNTHVLRKDITTSEIAAERSTFFSKGQACLRTSPLTKTYGWGIYFDEKGRVKLVDSASEEYFQLIEDKTIKKIPAMRSSKK, from the coding sequence ATGCATAGCACAAACTACTATAACAGCTTAATAACCGTAGCAGAAGATTGCAAAGTCAGTCATGGCACGATTCCAAAAGAAAGTCCCGAAAAACTTACCGTCGCCAACTATCATTTCCAACTGATCAATCAGAATCCCCTAGCGCTGGAATCCGATGACATCATCTTTAACACGCATGTATTAAGAAAGGATATCACAACATCGGAAATAGCGGCTGAACGATCAACCTTTTTCTCGAAAGGTCAAGCCTGTTTACGCACAAGTCCATTGACAAAGACCTACGGTTGGGGAATTTATTTTGACGAAAAGGGAAGAGTGAAATTAGTGGATTCGGCTTCGGAGGAATACTTTCAACTTATCGAGGATAAGACCATCAAGAAGATTCCTGCAATGCGTAGTTCAAAAAAATAA
- a CDS encoding YkvA family protein gives MTKEQMKKNYFSRALLLFNTFKNRKLTNEEIDLAEDKAQHLGEKSSDFGLLIDMIKDTFSGKYKMNKWNMSVVVATIIYVVSPLDAIPDLIPVLGWLDDASIVGFAISKLADEILRYKKFKRMKPIDLSVTE, from the coding sequence ATGACGAAAGAACAAATGAAGAAAAACTATTTTAGCAGAGCACTACTGTTATTTAACACCTTCAAGAATCGCAAGCTTACGAACGAGGAGATTGATTTGGCAGAGGATAAAGCTCAGCATTTAGGAGAGAAGAGTAGTGATTTTGGTCTTTTAATAGATATGATCAAAGATACCTTCTCGGGGAAATACAAGATGAATAAATGGAATATGTCTGTCGTTGTAGCAACGATCATCTATGTTGTTTCACCTTTAGATGCGATTCCTGACCTTATTCCAGTATTGGGATGGTTGGATGATGCTTCCATTGTTGGCTTTGCCATATCAAAGCTAGCGGATGAGATTCTGCGCTACAAAAAATTTAAACGTATGAAGCCGATTGATTTATCGGTAACAGAATAG
- a CDS encoding SRPBCC domain-containing protein translates to MENTLTAKASIQIQKPVHEVFEAIVQPEGMSKYFIEHSTGPLAMGKTVTWKFPEFEDTFPVTAKHIELDRYISFDWSGGVEGMLVEIHLQSLADGSTVVRIVEGSMNPDEEGIKQAIGQSEGWANFLACLKASLEYGINLRKGAFDFMRPE, encoded by the coding sequence ATGGAAAACACACTAACTGCGAAAGCATCCATCCAAATTCAAAAGCCTGTGCATGAGGTGTTCGAGGCGATCGTTCAACCGGAGGGTATGAGCAAGTACTTTATTGAACATTCTACGGGACCTTTAGCAATGGGGAAAACCGTTACTTGGAAATTTCCGGAATTTGAAGATACCTTCCCTGTGACAGCTAAGCATATTGAATTGGATCGTTATATCTCATTTGATTGGAGTGGTGGTGTCGAAGGAATGCTCGTTGAAATACATTTACAATCTTTAGCTGACGGTTCAACTGTTGTCCGTATAGTAGAAGGGTCGATGAATCCAGACGAAGAGGGAATAAAACAAGCAATTGGACAATCGGAGGGTTGGGCGAATTTCTTAGCGTGTTTAAAAGCTAGTTTAGAATATGGCATCAACCTACGTAAAGGAGCCTTTGATTTTATGCGTCCTGAATAA
- a CDS encoding DUF1801 domain-containing protein — protein sequence MSDTISVIDEYIAGVDPSRQALLQELRTIIRNNAPSETTETINYGMPTFRYNGNLIHFASFKNHIGLYPGSEAIEAFFGELSAYKTSKGAIQLPLDQALPEDLIKRLVAFNVSKLRDKTAPNWHKRYERWDECVELMNQLIVKTSEPLKKEFKWGTDIYTFQKKNLIGWGGFKDFFSLWFYNGVFLVDKDKHLISASEGKTKALRQWRFTDFKDMDESMILAYINESIQTIKDGKEIKPERGSAKPVDGLLKDYLEQDSEFESAFQQLTPGKQKEYIAYIEEAKQEKTKMARIDKIKPMIFAGQGLHDKYKK from the coding sequence ATGAGTGATACGATTTCAGTAATTGATGAGTATATCGCAGGTGTTGACCCCTCGAGACAAGCATTGCTACAGGAGTTACGTACAATCATCCGGAATAACGCACCCTCGGAAACGACAGAAACCATCAATTATGGGATGCCCACATTTCGGTATAACGGTAACTTAATTCATTTTGCTTCATTTAAAAATCATATTGGACTTTATCCAGGGAGTGAAGCGATTGAAGCGTTCTTCGGTGAATTGTCTGCTTATAAGACATCGAAAGGCGCTATTCAATTACCTTTAGACCAAGCGCTACCGGAAGATCTAATTAAACGTTTAGTAGCCTTCAACGTCTCCAAATTGAGAGATAAGACGGCACCTAATTGGCATAAGCGATATGAGCGTTGGGATGAATGTGTAGAACTAATGAATCAATTGATTGTGAAAACTTCAGAACCGTTAAAAAAGGAATTTAAATGGGGCACTGATATTTATACATTTCAGAAAAAGAATCTTATTGGATGGGGAGGATTTAAGGATTTTTTCTCGCTATGGTTTTACAATGGTGTTTTTCTAGTCGATAAAGACAAACATTTAATAAGTGCATCTGAAGGTAAAACGAAGGCTTTGCGTCAATGGCGATTTACCGATTTCAAGGATATGGATGAGAGTATGATCTTAGCCTACATTAATGAATCGATTCAGACGATTAAAGACGGTAAGGAGATAAAACCCGAACGAGGCAGTGCAAAACCCGTAGACGGTTTATTGAAAGATTACTTGGAGCAGGATTCAGAATTTGAGTCCGCTTTTCAACAATTAACCCCTGGCAAACAGAAAGAGTATATCGCTTATATTGAAGAAGCAAAACAGGAGAAGACCAAGATGGCTCGTATAGACAAAATTAAGCCGATGATCTTTGCTGGTCAAGGTCTTCACGATAAATATAAAAAGTAA
- a CDS encoding SRPBCC family protein — MKFLKYLLFIVLGLLALVLIIGLIVPKDFHAGSEIVINKPRQEVFDYVKYIKNQHKFDAWSRKDPNITQAYEGTDGTVGFIYTWKSSKVGDGKQVISKIDEGKRIDMDLYFNGSDQANKSYMAVEDAGAGQSKISWVIDGQMPYPWNVMTLFFDMSKDFDSGLSNLKEILEKQ; from the coding sequence ATGAAGTTTTTAAAGTATCTACTGTTTATCGTACTGGGCTTATTGGCATTAGTACTCATTATCGGCCTAATTGTACCGAAGGATTTTCACGCAGGAAGTGAAATTGTAATAAACAAACCTCGACAAGAGGTGTTTGATTATGTAAAGTACATTAAGAATCAGCACAAGTTTGATGCCTGGTCGAGGAAAGACCCCAACATCACCCAAGCTTATGAAGGAACAGACGGTACAGTCGGTTTCATTTACACTTGGAAAAGTAGCAAGGTTGGCGATGGCAAGCAAGTGATCAGCAAAATCGATGAAGGCAAACGAATAGACATGGATTTATATTTTAATGGTTCAGATCAAGCAAACAAATCATATATGGCTGTTGAAGATGCCGGAGCCGGACAAAGTAAAATTTCTTGGGTTATCGATGGACAAATGCCCTACCCATGGAATGTAATGACCCTCTTTTTTGATATGAGTAAAGATTTCGATTCAGGTTTATCGAACTTGAAAGAGATATTAGAAAAACAATAA
- a CDS encoding nuclear transport factor 2 family protein produces MHITVPKDCDNAPKRRLIRDFNLAYAHADLEKLLPYFHQDIYWEMVGDQKIIGKDAVIAFLGTVSFNKADSIEIETIISHGKFASAMGKISYGTNTIAFNDTYEFTSAGSGILKKIYSFAIPL; encoded by the coding sequence ATGCATATTACAGTTCCTAAAGATTGCGACAACGCACCGAAACGAAGACTGATCAGAGATTTTAATCTGGCTTATGCTCATGCCGATTTAGAAAAACTCCTTCCATATTTTCATCAAGATATCTATTGGGAGATGGTCGGAGATCAAAAAATTATCGGTAAAGATGCTGTTATCGCATTTTTAGGAACTGTAAGTTTTAACAAAGCCGATTCCATCGAGATTGAAACGATTATCAGCCACGGGAAATTCGCTTCGGCGATGGGCAAAATAAGCTATGGAACGAACACTATTGCGTTTAATGACACGTATGAGTTTACGTCTGCAGGTAGTGGAATTTTAAAGAAAATATACAGCTTTGCGATTCCTTTATAA
- a CDS encoding NAD(P)-dependent oxidoreductase: MKQNERLGFIGLGNMGHPMAKNLEKAGFPLSVYNRSADKAADFSAGSQICTDIPKLVAESDIIFTMLSNDDAVHAVYETILQLPIAGKVFVDMSTISQSASVEIGKLLRNEQADFVDAPVAGSTQPAKEGTLIFMVGTSNTSLSRVKPYLSVMGKEVLHLGENGQGIAAKLCINYYLSILYQGMAETVLFAEKMGISAVDMMRIINESASGSGASRVKTPLLVNNEFPAAFALDFMLKDVKLAANAGANFPMSSTLLQTYQGAHDNGLGEKDVMAVIEYLRKLG, translated from the coding sequence ATGAAGCAAAACGAAAGACTTGGATTTATAGGATTGGGAAATATGGGGCATCCCATGGCAAAGAACTTAGAGAAGGCTGGATTTCCACTATCTGTCTATAATCGGAGTGCCGATAAGGCTGCAGACTTTTCTGCAGGTTCTCAAATCTGTACAGATATTCCAAAGCTTGTAGCGGAGAGTGATATTATCTTCACGATGCTGAGCAATGATGATGCGGTTCATGCAGTTTATGAGACCATATTACAGCTTCCGATAGCTGGAAAAGTGTTTGTTGATATGAGTACAATTTCGCAGTCAGCGTCCGTTGAAATAGGCAAGCTACTCAGGAATGAACAGGCAGATTTTGTTGATGCGCCGGTTGCTGGCAGTACACAGCCAGCGAAGGAAGGTACGCTAATCTTTATGGTCGGCACTTCCAATACAAGCTTGTCTCGTGTAAAACCTTATCTATCCGTTATGGGCAAGGAGGTACTACACCTAGGGGAAAATGGTCAGGGTATAGCTGCGAAATTATGCATTAATTACTACCTATCTATCCTTTATCAAGGTATGGCAGAGACAGTTCTATTTGCAGAAAAGATGGGGATCAGTGCTGTCGATATGATGCGTATTATCAATGAGAGCGCGAGTGGAAGCGGCGCGAGTCGAGTAAAAACACCCCTTTTGGTTAATAATGAGTTTCCTGCAGCATTCGCGTTAGATTTTATGTTGAAGGATGTAAAGCTTGCGGCAAATGCTGGTGCGAATTTTCCAATGAGCAGTACGCTATTACAAACTTATCAAGGTGCGCATGACAACGGCTTGGGTGAGAAAGATGTGATGGCTGTAATCGAGTATCTTCGAAAATTAGGATAA
- a CDS encoding serine hydrolase domain-containing protein produces the protein MMKMKKGLRANRNPFLFRNISLALAMHYLKRYFFLVMFGICSSVSAQDLSQQLDSLIQHYYPDANTPGLMLAIHNRSNGFVYRKAAGLANMESQELNDEMSNFRMASVSKQFTAFAIFQLAEQAKLNFKDRIGKYFPSLKVPAANITIEELIHHTSGIKDYEDVIPEHQKVQLSDADVLKLVSPYTDAFDRKHAKFRYSNTAYCLMSLIVEQVSGKSYLNYMKDEVFDKLGMNATQIFEQDADISNRAYGYTLKGEQFVFADQSITSATKGDGGVYCSAKDYDLWSAYIIAAFKSNRNLRNQLTNRKLVSFVSPSISYGLGWFVLKNDKGQDCLLHSGESTGFNNIVLIVPAEGLSISLFTNRDDAQISPFFDQILKSLQIQFNDGQNKEVFRCLSDVYAHQVNN, from the coding sequence ATGATGAAAATGAAGAAAGGGTTGCGAGCGAATCGCAACCCTTTTTTATTTCGAAATATTTCATTAGCATTGGCTATGCATTATTTAAAACGCTATTTTTTTCTTGTCATGTTTGGGATTTGCTCTTCGGTATCCGCGCAAGACCTCAGTCAGCAATTGGACTCTCTGATTCAACATTACTATCCCGATGCGAATACTCCAGGACTTATGCTAGCTATACATAATCGTTCGAACGGATTTGTTTACAGAAAAGCGGCGGGTTTAGCGAATATGGAATCGCAGGAATTAAATGATGAAATGAGCAACTTTCGTATGGCATCGGTCAGCAAACAGTTTACCGCTTTTGCTATCTTTCAATTGGCTGAGCAAGCAAAGCTGAATTTCAAGGATCGAATCGGGAAGTACTTTCCCTCTTTAAAAGTTCCTGCTGCAAATATTACAATTGAAGAATTAATTCATCATACCTCCGGTATTAAAGACTATGAGGATGTGATTCCGGAGCATCAAAAAGTGCAATTGTCGGATGCAGATGTGCTAAAGTTGGTTAGTCCATATACGGATGCTTTTGATCGAAAGCATGCAAAATTCAGATATAGCAATACTGCATATTGTCTAATGAGTTTGATTGTTGAGCAGGTGAGTGGGAAGTCTTACTTAAACTACATGAAGGATGAGGTTTTCGACAAATTAGGAATGAACGCCACGCAGATTTTTGAACAGGATGCTGATATTTCGAACCGCGCCTATGGGTATACTTTAAAAGGTGAACAATTCGTATTTGCCGATCAGAGTATCACAAGTGCAACAAAGGGAGATGGAGGTGTTTATTGTTCGGCGAAGGACTACGATCTTTGGAGCGCATATATTATAGCAGCTTTTAAGTCAAATCGTAATTTAAGAAACCAATTGACCAATAGAAAGCTAGTCTCCTTCGTTAGCCCGTCGATTTCCTACGGCTTAGGTTGGTTTGTATTAAAGAATGATAAGGGTCAGGATTGCTTACTCCATTCGGGTGAAAGTACTGGATTCAATAATATTGTTTTAATAGTGCCTGCGGAAGGGTTAAGCATCAGCTTATTTACTAATCGCGATGATGCGCAGATAAGTCCTTTTTTTGATCAAATTTTGAAGAGCCTTCAAATTCAATTTAACGATGGTCAAAATAAAGAAGTATTCCGATGCTTAAGCGATGTGTATGCACATCAAGTAAATAACTAA
- a CDS encoding VOC family protein produces MKNQLIPSLWFDNNALEAFEFYSDVFPSTDIYKNSPIVVEGSIMGIDFIGINGGPHFKPNNSISFMQVYESRDELKRVWDELSKQGKVLMPLDNYPWSEYYGWITDQFGIGWQLYLGKLTDVNEQAVIPTLMFCGEQQGKCAEAIAFYASVFKEFKKQGLLAYPDGEVKGQIMHTQFIANGLTMAAMDSGVPQDFSFNEGISVTITCKDQEELDYYWDALTAQGQESQCGWCKDQFGVSWQVVPRNISQIMSANPHAGAALMKMKKIIINDLINAG; encoded by the coding sequence ATGAAGAATCAGCTCATACCTTCCCTATGGTTCGATAATAATGCCCTAGAAGCTTTTGAATTCTACTCCGATGTTTTTCCAAGCACCGATATCTATAAGAACAGTCCAATCGTGGTCGAAGGATCTATTATGGGAATAGATTTTATTGGCATTAACGGCGGACCTCATTTTAAGCCTAATAACTCAATATCTTTCATGCAAGTGTATGAATCCCGGGATGAATTAAAGCGAGTTTGGGATGAACTGAGCAAACAAGGTAAGGTCTTGATGCCTCTGGACAACTATCCTTGGAGCGAATATTATGGATGGATTACAGATCAATTTGGGATTGGCTGGCAGTTGTATTTAGGGAAGCTTACCGATGTCAATGAGCAAGCGGTAATACCGACCCTCATGTTCTGTGGCGAACAACAAGGAAAATGTGCTGAGGCGATTGCTTTTTATGCATCAGTCTTCAAGGAATTTAAAAAGCAAGGTCTACTCGCCTACCCAGACGGAGAGGTTAAAGGACAAATCATGCACACCCAATTTATTGCAAACGGATTAACGATGGCTGCCATGGATAGTGGCGTACCTCAAGACTTCAGCTTCAATGAAGGCATATCTGTGACAATTACCTGTAAAGACCAAGAAGAATTGGATTATTATTGGGATGCCCTTACTGCGCAAGGACAAGAAAGCCAATGCGGCTGGTGTAAAGACCAATTTGGTGTATCTTGGCAAGTTGTACCCCGAAATATCAGTCAAATAATGAGTGCCAATCCCCATGCTGGCGCGGCCTTAATGAAGATGAAAAAGATCATAATCAACGATTTAATAAACGCCGGGTAA
- a CDS encoding DUF1697 domain-containing protein: MNTFVIFLRAVNVSGKNLIKMADLKDMLLKEGFTNVQTYIQSGNIILQSESNTDETRDKLTTLFVQHFNLDITCFALTEAELMAARDGNPFDSNLPGNRVFITFLSSKINDSERTEINKLQFPAEEFLCTEKHIYYYLPNGAANAKLSNSFFEKKLKIKATGRNINTVNKMLNLLAKTTK; the protein is encoded by the coding sequence ATGAATACCTTCGTCATCTTCCTACGTGCCGTCAATGTTTCGGGGAAAAACTTGATTAAAATGGCTGACTTGAAAGATATGCTTTTAAAAGAAGGCTTTACAAACGTTCAAACATATATACAGAGCGGTAATATCATACTCCAATCAGAAAGCAATACGGATGAAACCCGAGATAAACTGACCACATTATTTGTTCAGCATTTTAACCTTGATATTACCTGTTTTGCCCTGACCGAAGCTGAACTTATGGCAGCACGAGATGGTAATCCTTTTGACTCCAATTTACCAGGAAACCGTGTTTTTATCACATTTCTCTCTTCTAAAATAAATGACAGCGAGAGAACAGAAATAAACAAGTTGCAATTCCCAGCAGAAGAATTTCTCTGCACAGAGAAACATATTTACTATTATCTTCCAAATGGTGCAGCAAACGCCAAATTGAGTAATAGTTTTTTTGAGAAAAAATTGAAGATAAAAGCCACTGGACGTAATATAAACACCGTAAATAAAATGCTAAATTTACTGGCTAAAACAACAAAATAA
- a CDS encoding glyoxalase, which translates to MQQPQFNAGKNLAMKVSLDKYAETVHFYRDVLLLEAEEIELNHPQVAKTCKIKFADMILWIDGVEDLTQKDLWFEIETDAIKPALDYMLANNIEQDDSLEQLPQNAHWIKDPVGNILLLRQRKT; encoded by the coding sequence ATGCAACAGCCACAATTTAACGCTGGAAAAAATCTGGCAATGAAAGTATCCTTAGACAAGTATGCCGAGACCGTACATTTCTATCGGGATGTACTGCTATTGGAAGCTGAAGAAATTGAACTCAATCATCCACAAGTTGCAAAGACTTGTAAAATTAAGTTTGCGGACATGATTTTATGGATTGATGGCGTTGAAGATTTAACACAGAAAGATCTTTGGTTTGAAATCGAAACAGACGCTATCAAACCGGCCTTAGATTATATGCTAGCGAATAATATTGAACAAGATGATAGCCTCGAACAATTACCTCAAAATGCACATTGGATAAAAGATCCAGTGGGTAATATCCTGCTCTTACGTCAGCGGAAAACATAA
- a CDS encoding SRPBCC family protein — MNTKKIHIESLIDASIAKVWDAYNNPNDIKQWNQASPDWHCPSSENDLRVGGKFKNKMAAKDGSFEFDFEGTYTEVTPLNSISYVLGDERTADISFQEQGNSTLISVDFDAETMNPEEMQKAGWQAILDSFKNYVEHK; from the coding sequence ATGAACACTAAAAAGATACATATTGAAAGCCTTATCGACGCATCAATAGCAAAAGTTTGGGATGCTTACAACAATCCAAACGATATCAAGCAATGGAATCAAGCATCGCCAGATTGGCATTGTCCATCATCGGAAAATGATTTGCGTGTTGGTGGTAAGTTCAAAAACAAGATGGCGGCAAAAGACGGCAGCTTCGAGTTTGACTTCGAAGGCACCTATACGGAAGTGACGCCATTAAATTCGATATCCTACGTATTGGGAGATGAAAGAACTGCAGATATAAGCTTCCAAGAACAAGGGAATAGCACGCTAATTAGTGTAGACTTTGATGCGGAGACAATGAACCCGGAAGAAATGCAAAAGGCAGGTTGGCAAGCCATCCTTGACAGCTTTAAAAATTATGTAGAGCACAAATAA
- a CDS encoding OmpA family protein: MQTIQKVNSEKISKDIAAHGKSILYINFDTDKATIKSDGQEIVAEIAKVLKAEGTLKLAIEGHTDNTGDGAHNKTLSEDRAKAVVVALEKAGIEKARLKAIGYGAERPLVANDSEDNKSKNRRVELVKQ, translated from the coding sequence GTGCAGACCATTCAGAAGGTAAATTCTGAAAAAATCAGCAAAGACATCGCTGCCCACGGAAAGTCCATATTATATATCAATTTCGACACCGACAAGGCCACAATTAAGTCAGACGGACAAGAGATTGTTGCTGAAATTGCGAAAGTATTAAAGGCTGAAGGTACTTTGAAATTGGCTATCGAAGGGCATACCGATAATACCGGCGATGGTGCACACAATAAAACGCTGTCAGAAGATCGTGCAAAAGCGGTAGTTGTCGCCTTAGAGAAAGCTGGAATCGAAAAAGCTCGTCTCAAAGCAATTGGTTATGGAGCGGAACGCCCGTTAGTGGCGAACGACTCGGAGGATAACAAATCGAAAAACAGACGCGTAGAATTAGTTAAACAATAA
- a CDS encoding DUF1801 domain-containing protein, which produces MAKVKTTFTNDDVTDFLALVDNEQKRQDSYELIKLMEEATGERAKMFGPSIIGFGRYHYKYDSGHEGDAPLLGFSPRKAAISLYVYSGGQQQDELLKSLGKFKMGKACIYVKKLTDINLDTLQKMMTDSIKFTSEKYQRI; this is translated from the coding sequence ATGGCAAAAGTAAAGACAACATTTACAAATGACGATGTGACCGACTTTCTAGCACTGGTAGACAATGAACAAAAACGTCAGGATAGTTACGAGCTCATTAAGCTAATGGAAGAAGCAACGGGAGAACGCGCTAAAATGTTCGGCCCGAGTATTATCGGTTTTGGACGATACCACTATAAGTACGATTCTGGTCATGAGGGCGATGCGCCACTGTTGGGCTTCTCTCCTCGCAAAGCAGCAATCTCACTTTACGTTTACTCTGGAGGTCAGCAACAAGATGAACTATTGAAGTCGCTTGGAAAATTCAAAATGGGAAAGGCCTGCATTTATGTTAAAAAGTTGACCGATATCAATTTAGATACGCTACAAAAGATGATGACAGATTCCATCAAGTTTACTAGTGAAAAATACCAAAGAATATAG
- a CDS encoding VOC family protein, protein MEKEGFKLGQFVWADYSTDQADSLKEFYKEVAGWKEHPIAMKDENGDYHDYAMLREDNEAVGGVCHKRGVNSAIPSQWIMYLYAPDVDERLEKVLALGGKLIHSSKGKDGKYNFIIVEDPAGAVFGIGRMQ, encoded by the coding sequence ATGGAAAAAGAAGGTTTTAAACTCGGTCAATTTGTTTGGGCAGACTACAGTACTGATCAGGCAGACAGTCTAAAAGAATTTTATAAAGAAGTTGCGGGATGGAAAGAGCATCCTATTGCGATGAAAGATGAGAACGGAGATTATCATGATTACGCCATGCTCCGAGAGGATAATGAAGCCGTTGGCGGCGTTTGCCATAAGCGTGGAGTAAACAGTGCAATTCCTTCCCAATGGATAATGTACCTCTATGCTCCTGATGTCGACGAGCGACTAGAAAAAGTATTAGCCTTGGGTGGAAAGCTTATCCACTCCAGTAAAGGCAAAGACGGTAAATACAATTTTATCATTGTTGAAGATCCTGCAGGTGCTGTATTTGGTATCGGCAGAATGCAATAA